A region of the Bacteroidota bacterium genome:
TTGAGGCGATTGAGGCAAGGCATAAAAGTCATGCACATTCATACGTGAGGGAACAACAAAATCGCGTGCACCCTCTGGTGTAGATTTTATTAAGAATGGTGTCTCAATTTCAATAAAGCCCTGATTGCTTAAATATGTTCTTGTTTCAGTCGACATTTGATGTCGGAGCAACAAATTGTTTTTAACAGGATTCCTGCGAATATCCAAATAACGATATTTCATCCGTATTTCATCGCCTCCATCCGTTTTATCTTCGATAGTAAAAGGAGGTAGTTTGGATTTATTTAAAACACGTATTGAATCCACTATGATTTCAATTTCACCAGTTGGCATTTTGAGGTTTTTATTGCTTCTTTCAGCAACAACACCATCAATGCTAATCACATCTTCTCTATTTAGTTTTCTGGCTTGCTGACACAAATCAGCATTGGTTTCCATATTAAAAACCAGCTGAGTAATTCCATAACGATCTCTCAAATCAACAAAGGTCATTCCTCCTAAATCACGGGATTTTTGCACCCAACCACTCAGCTTTACTATTTGCCCAATGTGCTCAACATTCAATTCCCCACAAGTGTGTGTTCTATACATTTTTCTTCATATTTATTCGAGCTCGAATTTCTGCAATTTCAGCCAAACTATTCCATCCATACTGAAATAATCATTCAATTATAATAGCTGCACCTGATTTAAGGTCTGAATAATTCAATTCCGTTTCCTTCAACAAACTTAGAATTGCATTTCGTTTTTTGTATTTGAGTGATTGATCCAATACAATCAGGTCAGGCTTAAACACTTCTTCCAACTTTTGAAAATCAATATAATGCTTCCCATAAAGAATCAGCTTATTACAATCAATTTTCTCATCGCTGGCATATTCAATTTCTCCATTATATAAAATAAGTTTTTGATTCATGAATTGGATGAAACTTCTATTAATATACAAACGATCTGAATTATATTGACTCCCAATAGTCAGATTCGTCACATTTGCAGACTTAACCCCATGTCGCCATAAATCTCTGAAGGTGTTGTATTTTCTTAATTCATAATTCGAGAGAATGGCCGAATCACCTAAAAAGGTGACCGACTTCCCATCAAAAAAGCCAATTAATGTGCTATTGGGAATTGCATAAATTACTATTCGTTGATTGGTGTGGTTGCGCACATTCCAGATGCTAAAAATACTTACAAATACAAAAATTGATAGTAAACTAAAATAAAGGTAAACTTTGTGCTTATTGATTAGAAATAATGCTGATGAGAATATGATAACATAAACAATAATCATCATTTCAGCGCTGATATATACCTCTTCAATCAATCCTTTTGGCCAATCTCTGATTAACAAAATAGCCTTATTTAAGGTTGTAATAATTTGATCTAAAGCCAATACCAAATACTTACTAATAAATACCAAACCTATTGCTTCAAATATCAGATAAGCAAAACCTACATAAATAATTATACTTGCAGCAGGAATAACAATAAGGTTGGATATTAGAAAGTAAACGGGAAATATTGTAAAATAAAACAAGGCTAGCGGAAAGGTTGCCAACTGTGCAGAAAGTGAAACAGTTGTAAGCGCCCATATTTTGTCGCCTAACCAGAATCTCTTCCAATCAAGCCATTTGTAAAATCGAGGTTGGAAAAAGACAATTCCAAATACAGCAGCATAAGAAAGTTGAAAACCCACCTGAGTTACTAAATATGGGTTTAAAATCAACAGGAATATTGCTGACGTAATTAATGAGCTATAAATATTGGGCGCTCTTCTTAAATGTTTTCCAATAATGACAAAGGAGAACATAGAACAAGCACGTAAAACCGAAGGAGACAAGCCCGTTATGACAGCATAGGTCCAAAGTAGGCTTAGATTAATTATCAGATAAAGCCATTTGCCATTGGGCCTTTTACGCAAGCCTTTAAACATGAAACTAAAAACAATAAAGATGATACCCACATGCAAGCCTGAAACAGCCAGCACATGCATGGCTCCGGTGCTGGCAAAGGATTCCTTGACCTCATCACTAAGCTCTGCTTTGTATCCAACTAATAAAGCCGTTGCAATTGCACTCTCGTCTTTTCCACTAATGTTTTCTTCAAGTAAGTTGACTATGGAAATTCGTAAATCGTAAATATATTTTAATAAAAAGAAACCTTTGTTTGAGGAAGTTTGTGTCCATTTGGTATTTTCTAAAAATGCCTGATGATAAATCTGTTTGTATGATAAGAATCTTTTAAAATCAAATTGCCCTGGATTTTTAGGTTCCTCAACCAATTGAGCATTATTTGAACATACCAATATATCGCCATACCTGATTTCTGCAGCTAGACTATCTTTTCGGATATAGGTTAACAGCTTTCCAGTGCTTGATTGAATATGACTGGAGTCGCAAACACTTATTACTTTGCAAAGCATTTTATAGGTGTTCTCTTTTTCTTCTGGAGTTTCCTTTACTTTTAGAATTAAAAAGGAATCATGCTTAGCAAGATGAGAAAAGTGCTTATTAAAGGCTATTTGATTTGTTGAAATAGTCAGCAATAAGGAAGCTGAAAATATGGCTGTATGCATTAAAATTCCCTGAACAATTCGGAATCTAAAGGTTAAGGAGATTCTAATTTTATTAATAAGTAAGCTAATTGCTATAGAAAAAAACAGTATCAGTAAACAAGCAAAAATTGGAAACTGAGGAAATACAATAGCCAGTAGTATTCCCGCTAAAAAAGGAATTATTGCCCGCATAACAGGCACTTTCTCCCATGCATTCCTGTAATAATTCAAATTGAAGATCAGGTATTAGAACTTCAAGTTACAGAAATTTTTACATAAAAAAAGGCTGGCTCTAAAATAGAACCAGCCTGTAAATTATTGGATAATACTGTTTTATCTAAGTACAGTAACTGTACCTGAACGACTCTTGAACTCTTCTCCTCTTAATTGGTAGTTCAATGTCCAGTAATATGTACCGTCAGCACAGCGGTTTCCAGTATTAGTCATCAAGCCATTCCAATGAACTGCAGGATCGTCTGACTCAAATACTTTTTCACCCCATCTGTTGAACACCTGTACTTCCCAGAAAGTAACACCATGTGGAACATCATAAGTACCTTGAGGATCTTTGAAATTCAACTCATCGTTAATTCCGTCACCATTAGGAGTCATGATATTCGGGAAGCCAACAGAAACCTCAAATGTATTATTGATTACAACACATGAAGTATCTAAACATCCATTCAGACCCGGAGTTTCAATCCATGCCCACAAGCATACTGTATATTCTCCTTTATAATCTTCAAAGTCGAACACATAAACATCTTGCGACTGCGTTAGGTATGACTCATCAAATACATGACCTTCTTCAGATGTTCCAGTAACCGTCCACTCGTAATGAGTGGCACCTTTTGCACTATTTTCAAAGGTGAATACCGGCATTGAATTATCTTTGACAGCCATTACAGCATCTGTTTTCATAACACGCACTGGCAGAGTCTTGATTTTATCAGGACAAGACAAACTATCAGGATGAATTTTAGCATCTATTTCAACACTATAGGTTGTATCGTATGAAGTAGCACCCGTTGTAAATATATGCGTTACAGTTTCTCCTTGCTTATGTGCAGAATATCCTGATCCATCTCCAAAGTTCCAAATGATATCATCAAATTGAACTGCAGAACTATCTATATAAGTAGCTACATCTCCATCACAAAGTATTGTATCTCCGCCAAAAGCAGAAGCTTTAACAGGCATAACCACTACCGTAAAGAAGGTATCTTCCGGATTATCTGTCCTGGCATAATTTGCCGTACAATCTCCCCAATATCCTGGAGGAGGTGTTGGATAGAATACTTTTGCGGTTGCATTTAGATAAATATTATACGTACCTGGTTTTGTATACTGGATAGCAAATTGATGGTTTGCTGGTCGGCTAGTGTCTGCCATAATGGTATTATCACCTTTCACAAACTGCCAGTCAGTAGTTGAACCAGATGAATCCAGAACAACAATAAACTCTCCAGCACAAATGGTATCGTTATAACGCTTCTCACCATTTTTGTAGAGCCAGAACTTAGGCTGTGGCCCTGTAATATTTATGTAAGCTGGTTTTGTAATCGTATCGACACAACCGTTTAGCATACGCACAATAAGCGTAACATCATAAGTACCGTTAGTAATATAAGTATGTGTAGGTGACTTAATATATGAAATTGAGTTACTACCTCTGTCATCATGGAAACTCCATGTCCAGTAAACAACACTATCAACCATGGTACTGTCGATAATTTGTCCGTTTTTATCAAACACATAGGTGTAGTTATTCAACGACATTGACAAATCAACGAATTTAACTGGTTGAGGAGCACAAACAGCTGGAGCATTGATTGTATCGAAATCAGCAACAACACCCATCACTTTAACATATGCTTTCCTCTCCAAATCCTGAACACATCCATTACTGTCTGTTGTTCTCATGGTAATCGTATAATCACCGGGCTTATTAAATACCCAGAAAATAGTATCAGTTAGCATGGCATTGGTATGCCATCCTG
Encoded here:
- a CDS encoding ComEC family competence protein — its product is MRAIIPFLAGILLAIVFPQFPIFACLLILFFSIAISLLINKIRISLTFRFRIVQGILMHTAIFSASLLLTISTNQIAFNKHFSHLAKHDSFLILKVKETPEEKENTYKMLCKVISVCDSSHIQSSTGKLLTYIRKDSLAAEIRYGDILVCSNNAQLVEEPKNPGQFDFKRFLSYKQIYHQAFLENTKWTQTSSNKGFFLLKYIYDLRISIVNLLEENISGKDESAIATALLVGYKAELSDEVKESFASTGAMHVLAVSGLHVGIIFIVFSFMFKGLRKRPNGKWLYLIINLSLLWTYAVITGLSPSVLRACSMFSFVIIGKHLRRAPNIYSSLITSAIFLLILNPYLVTQVGFQLSYAAVFGIVFFQPRFYKWLDWKRFWLGDKIWALTTVSLSAQLATFPLALFYFTIFPVYFLISNLIVIPAASIIIYVGFAYLIFEAIGLVFISKYLVLALDQIITTLNKAILLIRDWPKGLIEEVYISAEMMIIVYVIIFSSALFLINKHKVYLYFSLLSIFVFVSIFSIWNVRNHTNQRIVIYAIPNSTLIGFFDGKSVTFLGDSAILSNYELRKYNTFRDLWRHGVKSANVTNLTIGSQYNSDRLYINRSFIQFMNQKLILYNGEIEYASDEKIDCNKLILYGKHYIDFQKLEEVFKPDLIVLDQSLKYKKRNAILSLLKETELNYSDLKSGAAIIIE